In one window of Protaetiibacter larvae DNA:
- a CDS encoding RNA polymerase sigma factor, whose translation MATPTSSAKDTVNDDRAAAKTTAAKTTTRTAAAKPAAKAAPAAKTTTAKAPAKAAAKAPAAPRATAAKKAAAKAAPATAAEEQLEPELDDEEPVVLDEDEAVDETAEDEAVEVVAKEEATDDDAVDEDASDEDDDDTESTGTDEPLPTGALRLSMTDDDDEVPVYSAAITGATADPVKDYLKQIGKVALLNAEQEVELAMRIEAGLFAEEKLSAMSDTEKRSQLGRELAWVARDGQRAKSHLLGANLRLVVSLAKRYTGRGMQFLDLIQEGNLGLIRAVEKFDYTKGFKFSTYATWWIRQAITRAMADQARTIRIPVHMVEVINKLARVQRQMLQDLGREPTPEELSRELDMTPEKVIEVQKYGREPISLHTPLGEDGDSEFGDLIEDTEAVVPADAVGFTMLQKQLESLLDSLSEREAGVIRMRFGLGDGMPKTLDQIGDTFGVTRERIRQIESKTMAKLRHPSRSQSLRDYLE comes from the coding sequence ATGGCCACCCCCACCTCGTCCGCGAAGGACACGGTCAACGACGACCGCGCCGCCGCGAAGACGACCGCCGCGAAGACCACGACCAGGACTGCTGCTGCGAAGCCGGCCGCCAAGGCCGCTCCCGCCGCGAAGACCACGACCGCCAAGGCGCCGGCGAAGGCCGCCGCGAAGGCCCCTGCCGCGCCGCGGGCGACCGCCGCGAAGAAGGCGGCCGCGAAGGCCGCCCCCGCCACGGCCGCCGAGGAGCAGCTCGAGCCCGAGCTCGACGACGAGGAGCCCGTGGTCCTCGACGAGGACGAGGCGGTCGACGAGACCGCCGAGGACGAGGCCGTCGAGGTCGTCGCCAAGGAGGAGGCCACCGACGACGACGCCGTCGACGAGGACGCCTCCGATGAGGACGACGACGACACGGAGTCCACCGGCACCGACGAGCCGCTTCCCACCGGCGCGCTGCGGCTGTCGATGACGGACGACGACGACGAGGTCCCCGTCTACTCGGCCGCGATCACCGGCGCGACGGCCGACCCCGTCAAGGACTACCTCAAGCAGATCGGAAAGGTCGCCCTCCTCAACGCCGAGCAGGAGGTCGAGCTCGCGATGCGCATCGAGGCGGGCCTCTTCGCCGAGGAGAAGCTCTCGGCGATGTCCGACACCGAGAAGCGCTCCCAGCTGGGCCGCGAGCTCGCCTGGGTGGCTCGTGACGGGCAGCGCGCGAAGAGCCACCTGCTGGGCGCGAACCTGCGCCTCGTCGTCTCGCTCGCCAAGCGCTACACGGGTCGTGGCATGCAGTTCCTCGACCTGATCCAGGAAGGCAACCTGGGCCTCATCCGCGCCGTCGAGAAGTTCGACTACACCAAGGGCTTCAAGTTCTCGACCTACGCCACCTGGTGGATCCGCCAGGCGATCACGCGCGCCATGGCCGACCAGGCGCGCACCATCCGCATCCCGGTGCACATGGTCGAGGTCATCAACAAGCTGGCCCGCGTGCAGCGCCAGATGCTGCAGGATCTGGGCCGCGAGCCCACGCCCGAGGAGCTCAGCCGCGAGCTCGACATGACCCCCGAGAAGGTCATCGAGGTCCAGAAGTACGGCCGCGAGCCCATCTCGCTGCACACGCCCCTCGGCGAGGACGGCGACAGCGAGTTCGGCGACCTCATCGAGGACACCGAGGCGGTCGTGCCGGCGGACGCCGTGGGCTTCACGATGCTGCAGAAGCAGCTCGAGAGCCTGCTCGACTCGCTCTCGGAGCGCGAGGCCGGCGTGATCCGGATGCGCTTCGGGCTCGGCGACGGCATGCCGAAGACCCTCGACCAGATCGGCGACACCTTCGGGGTGACGCGTGAGCGCATCCGCCAGATCGAGTCGAAGACGATGGCGAAGCTGCGCCACCCCTCGCGCTCGCAGTCGCTGCGCGACTACCTCGAGTAG
- a CDS encoding leucyl aminopeptidase, whose translation MAVPELVLSTEPVTASDAELIVLGATRGPDGAAVLAASDADFPGLGALLPLVGVTGAADEFRRLGPVAGVAAPVAVVGLGPAATRESLRSAAGVVGRLASGIGSLALALPVADAGEAEVVLEAAASGAYAFLEYRTGALETKRPPRRIVLHLAAQLADDGIVARAASTATATHTVRDLVNTPASDLYPESFVARARELAEGLPVEFEVLADEQLVEGGYGGIAAVGKGSARGPRLAVVRYSPAGAAKHLAIVGKGITFDSGGLSLKPPASMPTMKYDMTGAATALAVVLEAARRQLPVKVSAWLCLAENMPSGSALRPGDVLRTWNGTTVEVTNTDAEGRLVLADGLAAAAAENPELLVDLATLTGAAKIAMGERTTAVIGDDEAVQAVLRAARASDEPMWPMPLPPELRSVLDSEIADLANAKPGHTAGGMLVAGHFLRTFVGTAGGDGPGARIGWAHLDLAGPAYNSGGAYGGVGKGPTAVAVRTMLALTAELAEA comes from the coding sequence ATGGCCGTTCCCGAACTCGTCCTGAGCACCGAACCCGTCACCGCGAGCGACGCCGAGCTGATCGTGCTGGGCGCGACGCGCGGCCCGGACGGCGCCGCCGTGCTCGCCGCCTCCGACGCCGACTTCCCCGGTCTCGGCGCGCTCCTGCCGCTCGTCGGCGTGACCGGGGCAGCGGACGAGTTCCGTCGACTCGGGCCCGTCGCGGGCGTCGCCGCGCCCGTCGCGGTCGTGGGCCTCGGACCCGCGGCGACGCGCGAGTCCCTGCGCTCGGCGGCCGGGGTGGTCGGGCGCCTCGCGTCCGGCATCGGCTCGCTCGCCCTCGCGCTCCCGGTCGCCGACGCGGGCGAGGCGGAGGTCGTCCTCGAGGCCGCCGCGAGCGGCGCCTACGCGTTCCTGGAGTACCGCACCGGCGCGCTCGAGACGAAGCGCCCCCCGCGACGCATCGTGCTGCACCTGGCGGCCCAGCTCGCCGACGACGGCATCGTGGCCCGCGCGGCCTCCACCGCGACCGCGACCCACACCGTGCGCGACCTCGTCAACACCCCGGCATCCGACCTCTACCCGGAGTCGTTCGTCGCCCGGGCGCGCGAGCTCGCCGAGGGACTGCCCGTCGAGTTCGAGGTGCTCGCGGACGAGCAGCTCGTCGAAGGCGGATACGGCGGGATCGCGGCCGTGGGCAAGGGCTCCGCCCGCGGACCCCGGCTCGCCGTGGTGCGGTACTCCCCCGCGGGTGCCGCCAAGCACCTCGCGATCGTCGGCAAGGGCATCACTTTCGACTCGGGCGGCCTCTCGCTCAAGCCGCCGGCCTCGATGCCGACCATGAAGTACGACATGACCGGCGCCGCGACGGCCCTCGCCGTCGTTCTGGAGGCGGCGCGCCGACAGCTCCCCGTGAAGGTCTCCGCATGGCTGTGCCTCGCCGAGAACATGCCGTCGGGATCGGCGCTGCGGCCCGGAGACGTGCTGCGCACCTGGAACGGCACCACGGTCGAGGTGACCAACACGGACGCCGAGGGTCGCCTCGTGCTCGCGGACGGCCTCGCCGCGGCCGCCGCCGAGAACCCCGAGCTGCTCGTCGACCTCGCGACCCTCACCGGCGCGGCCAAGATCGCGATGGGCGAGCGGACCACCGCGGTCATCGGCGACGACGAGGCCGTCCAGGCGGTGCTGCGCGCCGCCCGCGCCTCCGACGAGCCCATGTGGCCGATGCCTCTCCCGCCCGAGCTGCGCTCGGTGCTCGACTCGGAGATCGCGGACCTCGCCAACGCCAAGCCGGGCCACACCGCGGGCGGGATGCTCGTCGCGGGGCACTTCCTGCGCACCTTCGTCGGCACCGCGGGAGGGGACGGCCCCGGCGCCCGGATCGGCTGGGCGCATCTCGACCTCGCCGGTCCCGCCTACAACTCCGGCGGCGCCTACGGGGGCGTCGGCAAGGGACCGACGGCCGTCGCGGTGCGCACGATGCTGGCCCTGACGGCGGAGCTCGCGGAGGCGTAG
- a CDS encoding MFS transporter → MNSARAWLVFGGAAFVYLIAVMQRTSFGVAGVEATDRFAVNAAAISVIAVVQIVVYAALQIPVGVLADRIGAPVLILGGALVMAAGQALLAVSSGFWLALAARVLVGVGDAATFVSVIRLLPGWFEGRILPQLSQWVGMTGQLGQIASAFPFALLLHLSGWGIAFGVAAGVSVVAAGVTAALVRRGPERMTTAELSTVDAAERGLRASLARPGTRVGFWAHLLAGTAPTLLGILWGFPFLTAGLGYDPSTASGVFSMMVVGSLVSGPIIGLLVTRFPLRRSNLVLTVTGATFAIWTLVLLWQPVPPVWLVASLFFTAGICGPASLVGLDLARSFNPRHSHGSATGIANSGGFVGAFVAMLLVGLVLDVVDAARVARGAASQLYSLDGFRVAFLAVYLVAVVGTVGLLRSRARTRKRLYEEEGIEIAPLWVALFGARDRRRPPGVRQ, encoded by the coding sequence GTGAACTCCGCGCGCGCCTGGCTCGTCTTCGGCGGCGCGGCCTTCGTCTATCTCATCGCGGTCATGCAGCGCACCTCCTTCGGGGTCGCGGGGGTCGAGGCGACCGACCGCTTCGCGGTCAACGCCGCTGCCATCTCGGTGATCGCGGTCGTGCAGATCGTCGTCTACGCCGCGCTGCAGATCCCCGTCGGGGTGCTCGCCGACCGGATCGGGGCGCCCGTGCTCATCCTCGGCGGCGCCCTCGTGATGGCTGCCGGGCAGGCGTTGCTGGCCGTCTCGAGCGGATTCTGGCTCGCCCTCGCGGCACGTGTTCTCGTCGGCGTCGGGGATGCCGCGACCTTCGTGAGCGTGATCCGGCTGCTCCCCGGCTGGTTCGAGGGCAGGATTCTCCCGCAGCTGTCGCAGTGGGTGGGCATGACGGGTCAGCTCGGGCAGATCGCCTCCGCGTTCCCCTTCGCGCTGCTGCTGCATCTGAGCGGATGGGGGATCGCCTTCGGTGTCGCCGCGGGGGTGTCCGTGGTCGCGGCGGGCGTGACGGCGGCGCTCGTGCGCCGCGGCCCCGAGCGAATGACCACGGCGGAACTGAGCACGGTCGATGCGGCCGAACGCGGCCTGCGCGCGAGCCTCGCGCGGCCCGGGACGCGGGTGGGCTTCTGGGCGCACCTCCTCGCCGGGACGGCGCCGACGCTGCTCGGGATCCTCTGGGGTTTCCCGTTCCTCACGGCGGGGCTCGGCTACGACCCCTCGACGGCATCCGGGGTGTTCTCGATGATGGTCGTGGGTTCGCTCGTCTCCGGGCCGATCATCGGGCTGCTCGTGACGCGCTTCCCGCTGCGGCGCAGCAACCTCGTGCTGACCGTCACGGGCGCCACCTTCGCCATCTGGACGCTCGTGCTGCTGTGGCAGCCGGTCCCGCCGGTCTGGCTTGTGGCGAGCCTGTTCTTCACGGCCGGGATCTGCGGTCCGGCGTCGCTCGTGGGCCTCGACCTCGCGCGCAGCTTCAACCCGCGGCACTCTCACGGTTCGGCGACGGGGATCGCGAACTCGGGCGGATTCGTGGGCGCCTTCGTCGCGATGCTCCTCGTCGGGCTCGTGCTCGACGTCGTCGATGCGGCCCGCGTCGCTCGGGGCGCGGCCTCGCAGCTCTACAGCCTCGACGGCTTCCGGGTCGCGTTCCTCGCGGTCTACCTCGTCGCGGTGGTCGGAACGGTCGGTCTGCTGCGCTCCCGCGCTCGCACGCGCAAGCGGCTGTACGAGGAGGAGGGAATAGAGATCGCCCCTCTGTGGGTTGCACTCTTCGGCGCACGCGACCGGAGGCGCCCTCCGGGTGTGCGACAATAG
- a CDS encoding proteasome assembly chaperone family protein, giving the protein MQDPRALYEFAGDVSDVPTGLHLIAGLTGFTDSGSAVAQVSELLLGAHEVRELVIFDNDALLDYRARRPVMFFDEDHLSEYKPSRLVLSLAHDELHRPFLLLTGYEPDFRWEAFTRALVELVERFGVADTTWINAIPMPTPHTRAIGVTVSGNRTELADAYSIWRPRTQVPGNVLHLLEYRLQQAGHPTAGFVLLIPHYLADTEYPLAAVAALESISAATGLIFPSDELREQGREFTQKVEEQVAGNPELQRLVATLEERHDSYMEENPLPSPLVDEDGELPSADTIAAELERFLASRKDEPRA; this is encoded by the coding sequence ATGCAGGATCCGCGTGCGCTGTACGAGTTCGCCGGCGACGTCTCCGACGTCCCGACCGGGCTGCACCTCATCGCGGGGCTGACCGGTTTCACCGACTCCGGATCCGCGGTCGCACAGGTGTCGGAGCTGCTTCTCGGGGCCCACGAGGTGCGCGAGCTCGTCATCTTCGACAACGACGCGCTGCTCGACTACCGCGCGCGGCGTCCCGTGATGTTCTTCGACGAGGACCACCTCTCCGAATACAAGCCGTCACGGCTCGTGCTGTCGCTCGCCCACGATGAACTGCACCGACCCTTCCTGCTGCTCACGGGCTACGAGCCCGACTTCCGCTGGGAGGCGTTCACCCGCGCCCTCGTGGAGCTCGTCGAGCGTTTCGGCGTCGCGGACACCACATGGATCAACGCGATCCCCATGCCCACCCCGCACACCCGAGCGATCGGGGTGACGGTGAGCGGCAACCGCACCGAGCTCGCGGACGCGTACTCCATCTGGCGTCCGCGCACCCAGGTGCCCGGCAACGTCCTGCACCTCCTCGAATACCGCCTGCAGCAGGCCGGCCACCCCACCGCCGGCTTCGTGCTGCTGATCCCTCACTACCTCGCCGATACCGAGTACCCGCTCGCCGCGGTCGCCGCACTGGAGAGCATCAGCGCGGCCACCGGGCTCATCTTCCCGAGCGACGAGCTGCGCGAGCAGGGTCGCGAGTTCACCCAGAAGGTCGAGGAGCAGGTCGCCGGCAACCCGGAGCTGCAGCGGCTCGTCGCGACGCTCGAGGAGCGCCACGACAGCTATATGGAGGAGAACCCGCTGCCCTCGCCGCTCGTCGACGAGGACGGCGAGCTGCCGAGCGCCGACACGATCGCGGCCGAGCTCGAGCGCTTCCTCGCGAGCCGCAAGGACGAGCCCCGCGCGTAA
- a CDS encoding Mur ligase family protein, whose amino-acid sequence MRVLLAIWATKLTALALRAVGRAGTHVPGRVARRLHPGIIGAIRHPAQVVAVTGTNGKTTVSNLLAEALTGEGLVVASNRNGSNLAAGIAATLIGAVTWTGRPRADIAVLELDERSGKLVLPGLDPDVLVCTNLTRDSIKRNAHPGYIAWILSSALGPRTTLVLNADDLITASLGSDANPRVFFGVDRLPTDGDRPTGTAVDVAICPVCETTLDWDFWRFNHIGKVHCPACGFRSPEADHLARDLDTERSRVTLAFDGDARSAHLINDNIVNVYNEVAVAAALDVLGVPRERIVAAFDRLRPPTTRFAAERIGEVALVRLLTKGLVGVACSRAFEYLASFGGRKTVALSIDEWSERETEVENTAWIYDADYEYLADDSIAQIVVGGVRRHDQALRLAIAGVDPARIVTVASETEPAELLDLDGTAVVFNLHSVHNALTTGDAVQRRLRERLAERAGASS is encoded by the coding sequence GTGCGGGTCCTCCTGGCGATCTGGGCGACGAAGCTCACCGCCCTCGCTCTGAGGGCCGTCGGCCGGGCGGGCACGCACGTGCCCGGACGCGTGGCGCGCCGCCTGCACCCGGGCATCATCGGGGCCATCCGGCATCCGGCGCAGGTCGTCGCCGTCACGGGCACGAACGGCAAGACGACCGTCTCGAATCTGCTCGCGGAGGCGCTCACGGGTGAGGGGCTCGTCGTGGCGAGCAACCGAAACGGCTCCAACCTCGCCGCGGGGATCGCCGCGACCCTCATCGGCGCGGTGACCTGGACCGGGCGCCCGCGGGCCGACATCGCGGTGCTCGAGCTCGACGAGCGCTCCGGCAAGCTCGTGCTGCCGGGGCTCGACCCCGACGTGCTCGTGTGCACCAATCTCACGCGCGACTCGATCAAGCGCAACGCGCATCCGGGCTATATCGCCTGGATCCTCTCCTCGGCTCTCGGGCCGCGGACGACGCTCGTGCTCAATGCGGACGACCTCATCACGGCGTCCCTCGGCAGCGACGCGAACCCGCGGGTCTTCTTCGGGGTGGACCGCCTGCCGACGGACGGCGATCGCCCGACGGGCACCGCCGTGGACGTGGCGATCTGCCCGGTGTGCGAGACCACGCTCGACTGGGATTTCTGGCGCTTCAACCACATCGGCAAGGTGCACTGCCCGGCGTGCGGCTTCCGCTCGCCCGAGGCCGACCATCTCGCGCGCGATCTCGACACCGAGCGCTCGCGCGTGACGCTCGCCTTCGACGGCGATGCGCGCAGCGCCCACCTCATCAACGACAACATCGTCAACGTCTACAACGAGGTCGCGGTGGCGGCCGCCCTCGACGTGCTCGGGGTGCCCCGCGAGCGCATCGTGGCCGCGTTCGATCGGCTGCGCCCGCCGACGACGCGCTTCGCCGCTGAGCGCATCGGCGAGGTCGCGCTCGTGCGGCTGCTCACGAAGGGCCTCGTCGGTGTCGCCTGCTCACGGGCCTTCGAGTACCTCGCCTCCTTCGGGGGACGCAAGACGGTGGCGCTCTCGATCGACGAGTGGAGCGAGCGGGAGACCGAGGTCGAGAACACCGCGTGGATCTACGACGCCGACTACGAGTACCTCGCCGACGACTCGATCGCCCAGATCGTGGTCGGGGGAGTGCGGCGGCACGATCAGGCCCTGCGGCTCGCGATCGCGGGTGTCGACCCCGCGCGGATCGTGACGGTCGCGTCCGAGACGGAGCCCGCGGAGCTGCTCGACCTCGACGGCACCGCGGTGGTGTTCAACCTGCACAGCGTCCACAACGCGCTCACGACCGGCGACGCCGTGCAGCGGCGACTGCGGGAGCGCCTTGCCGAACGAGCCGGAGCATCGTCGTGA
- a CDS encoding sugar-transfer associated ATP-grasp domain-containing protein, protein MSDAPGGLGRRLRYLARRAASLNPANVWRIAGAAAPLTRKPRLLIVADMLWCAVRYEFAFQDYLDWDVVMLTAAERRTFITHPKSNHLAMTLNDPQLRRIFADKLQFNARFAEFIGRDWIELRASDADAVRAFLDRHGRAMLKVPDSLSGFGIEKVEASEVVDVEAFRTRAIERRQFLLEGYIVQHPEMAALCPTSVNSLRVITFFDGSELKVLASVLKIGNGGDIDNFSGGGMYTMLDDTGTAHFAAFDGTGATYAVHPLSGVSIVGFTVPLYAEVLTLLDRAARVIPEVPYVGWDVAITATGPVIIEGNPNSGVYQSKPSVSGIREGLLPRYRAAIGF, encoded by the coding sequence GTGTCTGACGCCCCCGGCGGCCTCGGCCGCCGACTGCGGTATCTCGCGCGTCGCGCGGCGTCGCTCAATCCGGCCAACGTCTGGCGGATCGCCGGGGCCGCCGCCCCGTTGACGCGCAAGCCGCGGCTGCTCATCGTGGCCGACATGCTGTGGTGCGCGGTGCGCTACGAGTTCGCCTTCCAGGACTACCTCGACTGGGACGTGGTCATGCTGACCGCCGCCGAACGGCGAACCTTCATCACGCATCCGAAGTCCAACCATCTCGCGATGACGCTCAACGACCCCCAGTTGCGCCGGATCTTCGCCGACAAGCTGCAGTTCAACGCGCGCTTCGCAGAGTTCATCGGCCGCGACTGGATCGAGCTGCGCGCGAGCGACGCGGACGCCGTGCGCGCCTTCCTGGATCGCCACGGCCGGGCCATGCTCAAGGTCCCCGACAGCCTCTCGGGCTTCGGCATCGAGAAGGTCGAGGCGTCCGAGGTCGTCGACGTCGAGGCGTTCCGCACCCGGGCGATCGAGCGCCGGCAGTTCCTCCTCGAGGGCTATATCGTGCAGCATCCCGAGATGGCGGCGCTCTGCCCGACGAGCGTCAACTCGCTGCGCGTCATCACCTTCTTCGACGGCAGCGAGCTGAAGGTGCTCGCGAGCGTGCTCAAGATCGGCAACGGCGGCGACATCGACAACTTCTCGGGCGGCGGGATGTACACGATGCTCGACGACACGGGCACCGCGCACTTCGCGGCCTTCGACGGCACGGGGGCCACCTACGCCGTGCATCCGCTCTCCGGGGTGTCCATCGTGGGGTTCACGGTGCCGCTCTACGCCGAGGTGCTCACCCTCCTCGACCGAGCCGCCCGGGTGATCCCCGAGGTGCCGTACGTGGGATGGGATGTCGCGATCACCGCCACCGGTCCCGTCATCATCGAGGGCAACCCGAACTCGGGCGTCTACCAGTCCAAGCCCTCGGTCTCCGGCATCCGCGAGGGGCTGCTGCCCCGCTACCGCGCCGCGATCGGCTTCTGA
- the lpdA gene encoding dihydrolipoyl dehydrogenase: MSEQTFDLVVLGAGSGGYAAALRAAQLGKSVALIEKDKVGGTCLHVGCVPTKALLHSAEVADVTRESAKYGVAGQFGGIDIAAVTAYREGIVSGKWKGLQGLIKSRGITTIEGTGRLVSATTVQVGDQLVTGTNVILATGSYSRSLPGLEIGGRVITSEQALALDFVPKKVAVLGGGVIGVEFSSVWKSWGAEVTIIEALPHLVPNEDESISKHFERAFRRRGIDFKLGVRFSGVTQHEAGVVVSLENGETVEAELLLVAVGRGPLTANLGFEEVGVQLDRGFVVVDENLQTTVPGVYAVGDIVPGLQLAHRGFQQGIYVAEKLAGLDPIRVEDVNIPKVTYSDPEVASVGLTQAKAEEKYGAENLTVVEYNLAGNAKSHIIGTAGVVKAIRVNEGPVVGVHMIGARVGELIGEAQLVVDWDAYPEDIAPYIHAHPTQNEALGEAFLALAGKPLHG, encoded by the coding sequence GTGTCCGAGCAGACCTTCGACCTCGTCGTTCTGGGAGCGGGAAGCGGCGGATACGCCGCCGCGCTCCGTGCCGCACAGCTCGGCAAGTCCGTCGCCCTCATCGAGAAGGACAAGGTGGGCGGCACCTGCCTGCACGTCGGCTGTGTGCCGACGAAGGCGCTCCTGCACTCGGCGGAGGTCGCCGACGTGACGCGCGAATCGGCCAAGTACGGCGTCGCCGGCCAGTTCGGCGGCATCGACATCGCGGCCGTCACCGCCTACCGCGAGGGCATCGTCTCCGGCAAGTGGAAGGGCCTCCAGGGCCTCATCAAGAGCCGTGGCATCACGACGATCGAGGGCACCGGCCGCCTCGTCTCGGCCACCACCGTGCAGGTCGGCGACCAGCTCGTGACGGGCACCAACGTCATCCTCGCCACCGGCTCCTACTCGCGCTCTCTGCCGGGTCTCGAGATCGGCGGACGCGTCATCACCTCCGAGCAGGCGCTCGCCCTCGACTTCGTGCCGAAGAAGGTCGCCGTGCTCGGCGGCGGCGTGATCGGCGTCGAGTTCTCGAGCGTGTGGAAGAGCTGGGGTGCCGAGGTCACGATCATCGAGGCGCTCCCCCACCTCGTCCCGAACGAGGACGAGTCGATCTCGAAGCACTTCGAGCGCGCCTTCCGCCGTCGCGGCATCGACTTCAAGCTCGGCGTGCGCTTCTCGGGCGTCACGCAGCACGAGGCAGGCGTCGTCGTCTCGCTCGAGAACGGCGAGACCGTCGAGGCGGAGCTGCTGCTCGTCGCCGTCGGCCGCGGCCCGCTCACCGCCAACCTCGGCTTCGAGGAGGTCGGCGTGCAGCTCGACCGCGGCTTCGTCGTCGTCGACGAGAACCTGCAGACCACGGTCCCCGGCGTCTACGCCGTCGGCGACATCGTCCCGGGCCTTCAGCTCGCGCACCGCGGCTTCCAGCAGGGCATCTACGTGGCCGAGAAGCTCGCAGGGCTCGACCCCATCCGCGTCGAGGACGTCAACATCCCCAAGGTCACCTACTCCGACCCCGAGGTCGCATCGGTGGGCCTCACCCAGGCCAAGGCCGAGGAGAAGTACGGCGCCGAGAACCTCACGGTCGTCGAGTACAACCTCGCGGGCAACGCCAAGAGCCACATCATCGGCACCGCGGGCGTCGTCAAGGCGATCCGTGTCAACGAGGGTCCCGTGGTCGGCGTGCACATGATCGGCGCCCGCGTGGGCGAGCTCATCGGCGAGGCGCAGCTCGTGGTGGACTGGGACGCCTACCCCGAAGACATCGCCCCCTACATCCACGCGCACCCGACGCAGAACGAGGCGCTCGGCGAGGCCTTCCTGGCTCTCGCCGGGAAGCCCCTCCACGGCTGA
- a CDS encoding DUF7455 domain-containing protein produces the protein MSQFAGDGTVELERPSLTALDRCDMCGAQAYVRVTLASGELLFCAHHGAEYKPKLIGTALDWHDETDRLLEDR, from the coding sequence ATGTCACAGTTCGCAGGCGACGGCACCGTCGAGCTGGAGCGTCCGTCCCTCACCGCCCTCGATCGCTGCGACATGTGCGGCGCCCAGGCCTACGTCCGGGTGACCCTCGCCTCCGGCGAGCTGCTGTTCTGCGCGCACCACGGCGCCGAGTACAAGCCGAAGCTCATCGGCACGGCGCTCGATTGGCACGACGAGACCGATCGGCTCCTCGAGGACCGCTGA
- a CDS encoding CAP domain-containing protein — MGIWGELGARARPRGRVIALAWLAGAALLLAGVGGAWGASLASGVDAGGRTSAPEPRDAAALVPATPTPVPTDDTAAGAEDAASETPVDGDPGEKVPAAEVPAAEVPAAEVPAAEVPAAQPPTAQPPAAGEQEAAPPAAPAAPPPPPPPPPPPPPPPAGTESGEVLTHTNAARAAAGLAPLGRSGTLVSYACTWASQLAATGNFVHSSFPGGFSSWGENIAWGYGSASAVVEGWMGSAGHRANILNGGYTLHGACSAAGGDGRLYWVQQFGS; from the coding sequence ATGGGCATCTGGGGGGAGCTCGGGGCACGCGCGCGTCCGCGCGGTCGCGTGATCGCGCTCGCCTGGCTGGCGGGGGCCGCCCTGCTGCTCGCGGGCGTCGGCGGCGCCTGGGGGGCATCCCTCGCGTCCGGCGTCGATGCAGGTGGCCGCACCTCCGCCCCGGAACCACGCGACGCCGCCGCGCTCGTGCCGGCGACACCCACCCCCGTGCCCACGGACGACACCGCTGCCGGGGCCGAGGACGCCGCCTCGGAGACTCCGGTCGACGGCGACCCCGGTGAGAAGGTGCCCGCCGCCGAGGTGCCCGCCGCCGAGGTGCCCGCCGCCGAGGTGCCCGCCGCCGAGGTGCCGGCCGCCCAGCCTCCGACCGCCCAGCCTCCGGCCGCGGGCGAGCAGGAGGCCGCACCGCCCGCGGCACCGGCAGCTCCGCCTCCTCCGCCTCCGCCTCCGCCGCCGCCCCCGCCGCCACCCGCCGGGACGGAGTCGGGTGAGGTGCTCACCCACACGAATGCTGCCCGCGCCGCCGCCGGACTCGCGCCCCTCGGACGCAGCGGAACGCTCGTGAGCTACGCCTGCACCTGGGCGTCGCAGCTGGCGGCGACCGGCAACTTCGTGCACAGCAGCTTCCCCGGCGGGTTCAGCAGCTGGGGCGAGAACATCGCGTGGGGGTACGGCTCGGCGAGCGCGGTCGTCGAGGGCTGGATGGGCTCTGCCGGGCACCGGGCCAACATCCTGAACGGCGGCTACACGCTGCACGGCGCCTGCTCCGCCGCCGGCGGCGACGGGCGGCTGTACTGGGTGCAGCAGTTCGGCTCCTGA